One stretch of Psilocybe cubensis strain MGC-MH-2018 chromosome 6, whole genome shotgun sequence DNA includes these proteins:
- a CDS encoding Sensitive to high expression protein 9-like protein, mitochondrial (Sensitive to high expression protein 9 homolog, mitochondrial), giving the protein MLRSSFTLRRQFSTSSALRNAQRPIIDHLPQPQDAKAQADANVPEPGPSQSAQTLRREHTPLQIPSDAKASEAFESSQTKTTTTDSTLSKYDLELVKTRIREWSEQAAIALRNRADDFTAHTKTRFSQLGSEINRVTGYEEIEALKRSVVEHEERIHVARESARKAKLAYEEAVVQRTNSQREVNDLLQRKSTWKDSDVGHFTTLVKQDHLYEQEEARAKAAVEETENVVDREFSNLLRTILARYHEEQVWSDKIRSASTYGSLAALGLNMLVFIMAIVVVEPWKRRRLAQTFERKIEELSEENAAKVDAAVLSIAQQIEQQVNLIGSLKDELSQLPLSEPVEKPSIPTTMERESNTSDLETRPFVGLEYLPLTRRQLEVAAVGAGAFALGILSSLTLNLLMK; this is encoded by the exons ATGTTGAGGTCATCTTTTACCTTGAGACGCCAGTTCTCCACTTCCTCTGCTCTCCGGAATGCCCAAAGGCCGATAATAGACCACCTGCCACAACCTCAGGATGCGAAAGCACAAGCAGACGCGAATGTCCCGGAACCTGGACCTTCTCAATCGGCACAGACTTTGAGGAGGGAACATACACCATTGCAAATCCCATCGGACGCCAAGGCCTCTGAAGCATTTGAGTCCTCTCAAACCAAAACTACAACGACAGATTCGACTTTGTCAAAGTATGACTTAGAGCTAGTTAAAACGCGCATCCGGGAGTGGTCGGAGCAGGCTGCGATCGCTCTCCGTAATCGAGCGGATGACTTCACCGCACACACAAAAACCAGGTTCTCCCAGCTTGGGTCGGAAATCAATAGGGTCACTGGCtatgaagaaattgaagctTTGAAACGGAGTGTTGTTGAGCATG AGGAACGAATACACGTTGCTCGGGAGTCTGCTCGAAAGGCAAAGCTTGCCTATGAAGAAGCCGTCGTTCAAAGAACAAACTCTCAACGCGAAGTGAATGACCTGTTACAGAGGAAATCTACATGGAAAGATAGCGACGTTGGCCACTTTACGACACTCGTGAAGCAGGATCACCTATACGAGCAAGAAGAAGCACGCGCCAAGGCAGCGGTAGAAGAGACAGAAAATGTAGTGGACCGTGAATTCAGCAACCTATTGCGCACAATCCTTGCACGGTACCACGAAGAACAAGTGTGGTCCGACAAAATCCGCAGTGCGTCGACGTACGGGTCACTTGCAGCGCTCGGATTGAATATGCTCGTTTTCATTATGgctattgttgttgttgagccATGGAAGCGTCGGCGGTTGGCACAGACGTTCGAACGGAAGATCGAAGAGCTCAGTGAAGAGAATGCGGCTAAGGTGGACGCGGCTGTGTTGTCAATTGCTCAACAAATCGAGCAGCAAGTGAACTTAATTGGGTCGCTGAAAGACGAGTTATCACAGCTACCCTTGTCAGAGCCTGTAGAGAAACCGTCAATACCGACAACAATGGAAAGAGAATCAAACACGAGCGACTTGGAGACGCGTCCTTTCGTTGGCCTTGAATACCTTCCGCTTACCAGGCGGCAATTGGAGGTCGCCGCTGTTGGCGCTGGAGCTTTCGCACTAGGCATTCTAAGCAGCTTGACGCTGAATCTATTAATGAAATAA
- a CDS encoding NADPH--cytochrome P450 reductase: protein MTDPNRTTFSSALHPLAVVSMASSSSDVFVLGLGVVLAALYIFRDQLFAASKPKVAPVSTTKPANGSANPRDFIAKMKQGKKRIVIFYGSQTGTAEEYAIRLAKEAKQKFGLASLVCDPEEYDFEKLDQLPEDSIAFFVVATYGEGEPTDNAVQLLQNLQDESFEFSSGERKLSGLKYVVFGLGNKTYEHYNLIGRTVDAQLAKMGAIRIGERGEGDDDKSMEEDYLEWKDGMWEAFATAMGVEEGQGGDSADFVVSELESHPPEKVYQGEFSARALTKTKGIHDAKNPFAAPITVARELFQSVVDRNCVHVEFNIEGSGITYQHGDHVGLWPLNPDVEVERLLCVLGLTEKRDAVISIESLDPALAKVPFPVPTTYGAVLRHYIDISAVAGRQILGTLSKFAPTPEAEAFLRNLNTNKEEYHNVVANGCLKLGEILQIATGNDITVPPTTANTTKWPIPFDIIVSAIPRLQPRYYSISSSPKIHPNTIHATVVVLKYENVPTEPIPRKWVYGVGSNFLLNLKYAVNKEPVPYITQNGEQRVGVPEYLIAGPRGSYKTETFYKAPIHVRRSTFRLPTNPKSPVIMIGPGTGVAPFRGFVQERVALARRSIEKNGPDSLADWGRISLFYGCRRSDEDFLYKDEWPQYEAELKGKFKLHCAFSRQNYKPDGSKIYVQDLIWEDREHIADAILNGKGYVYICGEAKSMSKQVEEVLAKILGEAKGGSGPVEGVAEVKLLKERSRLMLDVWS from the exons ATGACCGACCCTAATCGTACCACCTTCTCTTCAGCACTACATCCTCTAGCTGTGGTCTCAAtggcctcctcttcctcagaCGTTTTCGTCTTGGGCTTGGGTGTCGTCCTCGCTGCCCTTTATATATTCCGCGACCAGCTTTTCGCTGCGTCCAAACCAAAGGTCGCCCCAGTATCCACCACCAAACCCGCCAATGGCTCTGCCAACCCTCGCGACTTCATCGCAAAGATGAAGCAGGGT AAAAAGCGCATTGTCATTTTTTACGGTTCTCAGACGGGTACTGCAGAAGAGTATGCCATTCGTCTCGCAAAGGAGGCTAAGCAGAAGTTTGGTTTGGCGTCCCTTGTGTGCGATCCAGAGGAATACGACTTTGAGAAACTTGACCAACTGCCAGAGGACTCCATCGCTTTCTTCGTCGTTGCCACCTATGGTGAGGGAGAACCTACCGACAACGCCGTCCAGCttttgcagaacttgcaaGACGAGTCTTTCGAGTTCAGCAGTGGAGAGCGCAAATTGAGTGGCCTCAAATATGTCGTCTTTGGTCTTGGGAACAAAACTTACGAGCACTACAATCTTATTGGACGCACTGTTGACGCTCAACTCGCCAAGATGGGAGCTATCCGTATCGGCGAACGCGGTGAAGGTGACGATGATAAGAGCATGGAGGAGGATTACCTTGAATGGAAGGACGGTATGTGGGAGGCTTTCGCTACTGCCATGGGTGTCGAAGAGGGACAGGGCGGCGACTCTGCCGACTTCGTTGTTTCGGAACTCGAGTCTCATCCTCCCGAGAAGGTTTACCAAG GTGAATTCTCGGCTCGCGCTCTTACAAAGACCAAAGGAATCCATGACGCCAAGAACCCCTTCGCTGCACCTATCACTGTCGCCCGTGAACTTTTCCAGTCTGTTGTCGACAGGAACTGTGTCCATGTCGAATTCAACATTGAAGGCTCTGGCATTACGTACCAACATGGTGACCACGTCGGTCTTTGGCCCTTGAACCCGGATGTCGAAGTGGAGCGTCTCCTGTGCGTTCTGGGATTGACCGAAAAGCGCGACGCTGTTATCAGCATCGAATCTCTCGATCCCGCTCTGGCCAAGGTACCATTCCCTGTCCCTACTACCTACGGTGCTGTCCTTCGCCACTACATCGACATCAGCGCTGTTGCTGGTCGTCAAATTCTTGGGACATTGTCGAAGTTCGCTCCTACTCCGGAGGCCGAGGCTTTCCTCAGGAATCTCAATACCAACAAGGAAGAATACCACAACGTTGTCGCTAATGGATGCCTCAAGTTGGGCGAAATTCTCCAAATCGCTACTGGTAACGATATCACTGTCCCACCTACTACTGCCAATACCACCAAGTGGCCTATACCCTTTGATATCATCGTCTCTGCCATTCCCCGTCTTCAACCCCGGTACTACTCCATTTCCTCGAGCCCCAAAATCCACCCCAACACTATCCACGCTACCGTTGTTGTCCTCAAGTACGAGAACGTTCCCACCGAGCCAATTCCTCGTAAATGGGTATACGGTGTTGGATCCAACTTCTTACTTAACCTCAAGTATGCCGTCAACAAGGAGCCCGTACCTTACATCACTCAGAACGGTGAACAACGTGTTGGCGTTCCGGAATACCTTATTGCAGGACCTCGTGGCTCGTACAAGACTGAGACTTTCTACAAGGCCCCCATCCATGTTAGGCGCTCGACCTTCAGACTTCCCACTAACCCCAAGAGCCCTGTTATCATGATCGGTCCTGGAACT GGAGTTGCTCCTTTCCGTGGATTTGTGCAAGAACGTGTTGCCCTTGCCCGCCGCTCCATTGAGAAGAACGGACCTGATTCACTTGCTGACTGGGGTCGCATCTCTCTGTTCTACGGTTGCCGCCGATCGGATGAAGATTTCTTGTACAAGGACGAATGGCCACAATACGAGGCTGAACTCAAGGGCAAATTCAAACTTCACTGCGCCTTCTCTCGACAGAACTACAAGCCTGATGGAAGCAAGATTTACGTCCAGGATCTCATTTGGGAAGACAGGGAGCACATTGCTGACGCTATTCTCAATGGCAAAGGTTACGTGTATATCTGTGGTGAGGCGAAGAGCATGAGCAAGCAGGTCGAGGAGGTGTTAGCCAAAATCTTGGGAGAGGCCAAGGGTGGATCTGGCCCTGTTGAGGGTGTCGCTGAAGTTAAGCTATTGAAGGAGAGATCAAGGCTCATGTTGGATGTCTGGAGTTAA
- a CDS encoding SET domain-containing protein 5, translating to MVLSFLVAIACALYYRNISGGSSSNTKEKEYGQSEPMFHVSDIPGKGKGVLAARDIKQGELVLQEYPLFTVPLHIQSSPSALIAERLQKLSSVQKEAFFNLSYVHFPENLDPKEHVDRLALAIFETNAVSAGKDTVGIFPTMARLNHGCSSAFNVVYSWRNEHEGLFVHALKDIKKGQELLTTYTDTKRPREERRKLIPEDRAYLTQQYGFKCTCDVCALPDGLSQASDRRLSKISELYRKFATWGNMDIDGIQAINYVREIWEIEDEEGYWSERGQLAADAAWVAASHSDASAAQAWALKAAEWFTYEIGADTPQVRSLITVGDRPQSHNAWGTREKLEVGGPKY from the exons ATGG TGTTAAGCTTCTTGGTTGCCATTGCATGTGCCCTGTATTACCGAAATATCTCAGGGGGTTCTTCGTCGAATACAAAGGAGAAGGAATATGGGCAAAGTGAACCTATGTTCCACGTTTCTGATATTcctgggaaagggaagggtgTGTTAGCTGCACGCGACATCAAG CAAGGAGAGCTCGTCCTTCAAGAATATCCTCTTTTTACTGTTCCCTTGCACA TTCAATCGTCGCCGTCTGCTTTGATAGCTGAACGCTTACAAAAGCTTTCATCAGTACAGAaagaagcatttttcaatttATCTTATGTTCATTTTCCGGAGAACCTGGACCCCAAGGAACATGTAGACCGTCTTGCTCTCGCAATATTTGAAACTAACGCAGTATCTGCTGGCAAAGATACTGTTGGCATTTTTCCAACGATGGCGCGCCTAAATCACGGTTGTTCCAGCGCGTTTAATGTTGTCTACAGTTGGAGAAACGAACACGAAGGCCTATTCGTCCATGCTTTAAAAGACATCAAGAAAGGACAG GAACTGTTGACAACTTATACTGATACCAAAAGGCCTAGGGAGGAAAGAAG GAAGCTCATCCCGGAAGACAGAGCCTATCTTACTCAGCAATACGGATTCAAATGTACCTGTGACGTCTGTGCGCTTCCAGATGGGTTATCACAAGCTTCGGACAGAAGATTGTCCAAAATATCTGAGCTCTATCGCAAGTTTGCGACATGGGGGAATATGGATATCGACGGTATTCAAGCCATCAACTACGTACGGGAAATCTGGGAaatcgaggatgaggaaggcTACTGGAGTGAGCGTGGACAGTTGGCAGCGGATGCAGCATGGGTAGCGGCGTCGCATTCCGA TGCGAGTGCGGCGCAGGCGTGGGCCCTCAAAGCTGCGGAGTGGTTTACCTACGAGATTGGGGCGGACACCCCACAAGTGCGATCGCTGATCACAGTCGGGGATCGACCACAATCGCATAATGCTTGGGGCACTAGAGAGAAACTCGAGGTTGGCGGGCCAAAATACTAA